The Meiothermus ruber DSM 1279 genome includes the window AAGCTGCACCGTCACCAGGAGGAGGCCATCCGCACCGCAGCACGCGGAGAAAACTACGTGGTCACTACGGGGACGGGCTCCGGCAAGAGCCTGACCTACCTCATTCCCATCGTCAACCACGTGCTCCAGCGGGGCAACGGCCAGGGCATCCAGGCCATCGTGGTCTACCCCATGAACGCCCTGGCCAACAGTCAGATGAACGAGCTCGATAAGTTCGTCAACGAGGGCTACCCCGACCGCAAAGGCCCGGTGCGGTTTGCGCGCTACACGGGGCAGGAAAGCGAGGCCGAGCGGGCGGAGATCCTCTCCCGGCCCCCGGACATCCTGCTGACCAACTACGTCATGCTTGACCTCATCCTTACCCGGCCCCGTGACAAGAACCTGATCCATGCGGCCAGGGGACTCAAATTCCTGGTGCTCGACGAACTCCACACCTACCGCGGGCGCCAGGGGGCCGACGTGGCCCTGCTGGTGCGCCGGCTGCGGGAGCGCCTCGAGGCCCATCATCTGCTCTGTATCGGCACCTCGGCCACCATGGCCAGCAGCGGCGGGCGGAAGGAGCGCCAGGGCACTATCGCCGATGTGGCCACGCGCATCTTTGGCCTTCCGGTAAAGCCTGAAAACGTCATCGGCGAGACCTTGCAGCGCATTACCCAACCCTATGACTTCACAGACCCCACCGTGATCGCACGCCTGCGCGAGCGGGTGCAGTCTGCGGCTCCGCCAGCGCAGGGCTTTGAGGCCTTCGTGCAGGATCCCCTGGCGAGCTGGATTGAGCAGGAACTGGGGCTTGGCGAGGAAGAAAGCGTGCTGGTGCGTCGGACTCCCCGGCCCATCACCGGCCCGGAGGGCCTGGCCGCGCAGCTGGCAAAGCTGGTTGGCCTGCCCCAGGAACAGTGCCAGCGGGTACTGGAGGCATATCTGCTGGCCGGATACCGACTGACCAACCCCGGGACGGGCCTGCGAACCTTCGCTTTTCGGCTGCACCAGTTCATCAGCCGCGGTGATACCGTCTACGCCTCGCTGGGCCCGCCGCAGGAGCGCTACATCACCCTGCAGGCCCAGAAGTTCGTGCCCGAGGATCGCTCAAAGGTCTTGCTGCCCCTGGCCTTCTGCCGCGAGTGCGGGCAGGAGTTCTACACGGTTTGGCGCATTACGGGCTCGGAAGGTTCTTACTATGAGGCCCGCCGGCTCAGCGACCGTTACTCGGAGTCCGGGGCTGAACCGGGGTTCCTGTACCCCGGCGACTGGCCTACCGACGAAGAAGAGATCACGGAGCGCGTACCGGAGGACTGGCTCGAGCCCCTCGAGCGTGAAATCAAGCGGGATAAGCGCAAGAAGCTGCCCCGGCCGGTCAGGCTGACGCCGGACGGCCGCGAGCTGGCCTCGGGTCAGCCGCCCGGGGAGGATGTGCAGCTTCTGCACTACCTCGAGGCCCCCTTCGAGTTCTGCCCCTGCTGCGGGGTGGCCTACGGGGCGCGGCAGGCCTCGGACTTCGGCAAGCTGGCCACCCTGGGATCGGAAGGGCGGGCCACGGCCACCACCGTACTCTCCCTGTCCACCGTGCTGCACCTGCGCAAGACCGAGCTGCCCCGGGAAGCCCAGAAGCTCCTATCCTTCACCGACCACCGCCAGGACGCCTCGCTGCAGGCGGGCCACTTCAACGACTTTGTGCAGACCGGGCTGTTGCGGGGGGCGCTGTACCGCGCTGTGGAAGCGGCCGGCCCCCAGGGGCTGCGCCACGACCACCTCACCCAGAAGGTCTTCGAGGCGCTGGGGCTCGAGCTGGCCGAGTACGCCAGCAACCCCGAGGTCAAGTTCGGCGCCCGGCAGGACACCGACCGGGCCCTGCGCGATGTGCTGGGCTACCGCATCTACCGCGATCTGCTGCGCGGCTGGCGCATCACCGCGCCCAACCTCGAGCAGGTCGACCTACTGCGCATCGACTACGAGTCGCTGGACGAGCTGTGCCGCGCGGAGGAGGAGTGGCGGGGGGCCCACCCCGCCACTCCTCCTCCGCGCGGCGCCAGAGGTGCGGCAGAAGGTGGCCCGGGTGCTGCTGGACTACCTGCGGCGCGAGCTGGCCATCAAGGTCGATTACCTCCACCCCGACTTCCAGGATCGCATGCGCCAGGCCAGCAGCGCCCGGCTGATAGCCCCCTGGGCCCTGGAGGAGAACGAGCGGCTCGAGTACGCCCGCGTGGCCTACCCGCGCCCCAGCCGCCCTGGCGACAGCCGCGAGGCGGTGTACATCTCCCCACGGGGTGGCTTCGGCCAGTACCTGCGGCGCAGCACCACCTTTCCCGGGTTTGCCCTGAAGAGCGCGGACAGCGAGGTCATCATCAAGGAGCTGCTGCAGCGCCTCGTCGTGGCCGGGCTGGTCGAGCGGGTGGATCCCGATGGGGACGGCTACCAGGTGGTGGCCGCGGCCTTCATCTGGCGGCCCGGCGACGGTAGCCGGCCCGGCCTCGACCCCCTGCGGGTGCGCCTGCGGGAGAACGCCGAGCGCGAAGCCAACGCCTTCTTTAGCGCGTTTTACCGACTTACCGCACAAAACCTGGGCGGCCTGGAGGCCCGGGAGCACACCGCCCAGGTGCCCTCCAAGGAGCGCGAGCAGCGCGAG containing:
- a CDS encoding DEAD/DEAH box helicase; amino-acid sequence: MNVFDLRNNLIGDYRRFITSFVRIRDDRIAAYVQARLQEGALWPDPLVQLNPTFAPGAALERLVEEGLLHPETLRIFRLKDRPDQPLLKLHRHQEEAIRTAARGENYVVTTGTGSGKSLTYLIPIVNHVLQRGNGQGIQAIVVYPMNALANSQMNELDKFVNEGYPDRKGPVRFARYTGQESEAERAEILSRPPDILLTNYVMLDLILTRPRDKNLIHAARGLKFLVLDELHTYRGRQGADVALLVRRLRERLEAHHLLCIGTSATMASSGGRKERQGTIADVATRIFGLPVKPENVIGETLQRITQPYDFTDPTVIARLRERVQSAAPPAQGFEAFVQDPLASWIEQELGLGEEESVLVRRTPRPITGPEGLAAQLAKLVGLPQEQCQRVLEAYLLAGYRLTNPGTGLRTFAFRLHQFISRGDTVYASLGPPQERYITLQAQKFVPEDRSKVLLPLAFCRECGQEFYTVWRITGSEGSYYEARRLSDRYSESGAEPGFLYPGDWPTDEEEITERVPEDWLEPLEREIKRDKRKKLPRPVRLTPDGRELASGQPPGEDVQLLHYLEAPFEFCPCCGVAYGARQASDFGKLATLGSEGRATATTVLSLSTVLHLRKTELPREAQKLLSFTDHRQDASLQAGHFNDFVQTGLLRGALYRAVEAAGPQGLRHDHLTQKVFEALGLELAEYASNPEVKFGARQDTDRALRDVLGYRIYRDLLRGWRITAPNLEQVDLLRIDYESLDELCRAEEEWRGAHPATPPPRGARGAAEGGPGAAGLPAARAGHQGRLPPPRLPGSHAPGQQRPADSPLGPGGERAARVRPRGLPAPQPPWRQPRGGVHLPTGWLRPVPAAQHHLSRVCPEERGQRGHHQGAAAAPRRGRAGRAGGSRWGRLPGGGRGLHLAARRR